AGGCAAATTCGACGGGTGAAAATACTCTAATGGAGTCTATTTTAATATAAAACCGAGTCCTTTTTATTGCTAAGCAGCTGAGAAGTTATATGCTACACTAGAAAAGTTGGAAGGGACCCAATAATATCTTATATTGCCTGACTTGAGATCTTACCTTCATACTCACCTTGAACCAAGCTCCCCAAATGTTAATagcagaaaaaaaaaaaaatccacATAAAAGACATCGAAAAAACGTATAACAATACACAAAGgtggaagaattcaaatccTTTGCAGGTGTGCCAAGAGGATACATCTCCGAGCATACAGGGAGCTAACCTCGATTCTGCGCCTTTGATCAGCCCAATTGTGTGCTTGAATTAAGACGATCAACAAGAAAGCTTCGATAATCATGGTAGGTGTGTTGGCGATCAGTTGACCTGTTGTACTCCAGTGCAAGGCTGAGGATATAATGATGAGACCAATAACAGAACATACAGCGAACAGGACACTCAGAGGACTCGAGCAAACATGGCTGATCCATGCCGAAACTTTGTAATCTAGAGACTTAGATGTGGGAATATCAAGACCAGTGTATTCCGGAGGGCAGGTTATGCCCGCCAAATGGAAAAgttccaaatcttcttcagcaaCAATCCGATAACTATGCTCTTCCTTATTGGTGATTCGATGGTAAGCTTCTCTGATGACGAAGCCGTCGAGATAACCCATGAGACCAGTGTACGTACCGATAATCAACCACCAGTCATCACTCCAACTTAATTGGTTTCCAATACCTAACCAAATGCTGAACACAACGATAGCGATAATGATGCCGATACCTGTACCGATAACATCCGCATAAAAATCGATGCTTCTTTGACCCCATCCTCTCTTCTTTGTCTCCATGGCAATGACTGGATTTTGTGTGTCAAAATCACCGAATTTTCTACGTGCCTCGGTCTCGATATCGACGTCCATAGTCATGATACCTCGGATGAACTTGCCTATGTACTTATCATGCCTGGATCTGATATTCTGCAAAAAGACAGAGCACACCATAAGTACAACTGCAGTAGCAGTATTTATATACAATTGCCAATTATCAGCAAACCTGGCCAGACGTGGATTACTACCAGTTTTTTCACCTGTGTATGGGGGACTATTACCAGCGTCGATCCAGAGAGCACCTGTGCCAATCCAGATGAAAATGCATATCcagaaaatgatgataacaTACAAAGAACCTAAAATGACACTGGTAAAGGAGCAAAACTTGTCGTACCACGTCTCTGAGGGCAATTTACCTTCGGTTGCTGACCTTTCAGTGACGGAATTGCATTGCATTTCTTCAGAATGGACGCTGACACAATCATCCTTCAGATCTTTCTTACCTGAGCTTCTCGACAGCTGTCTGCTACTGaacaatcttttcaaagtgCCAATGCGCGATCTGACATTACCACAGACAGACAACTGTTCATGCGTACTGATGAGCTGCTGCCTCATCAACAAAGTGTCCCAAATGTAGCACTGAATCGATTGACCATCTTGCATCACCACTTGCCAAACGCTGGGTGCCTTATAAACAATACCTATGATGCACCAAACGGCTAAAATGATCCacataaaaaaaaagacaaatTGGGAGCCAGCCCAAGCTACCATCCAGTCCATGCAGTGATCAGTAATACCTTTGCGAAGACCAGTGAACCCCCGGCTTGTTTGAACATGACCTCTCTTTGTTAGGACAACTTCATTCATATCTGATTCAGCATATGAACAATTCACACTCACGTCATCTTTGTCCTTGCTCGAAACAGAGCTACCTGAAGACGAAACATCATGCAGCTCAGTTACAGTGCTTCCATCGGGCCTGGGAACAGCCGCTGGGGCACGGTAATACATAGTGGGCCTGGAACCCGGGTTGTTAAAGAACTCAGAAAGTTTTCCCATTCCTTGATGCGCTTTTATTTATTCCTATGGTTATATTCGTTGATGAATGACATTTGATATGCTTCAGCACCTTCTTTTATAAGATTGAATGCAAATCAACTAAGATCTAAACGAGGAACAACAAAAAGGGTACAGTTTACATATGCGAgttaatattaatattcTTATAATGAATGCTCCACATATCAAAATGGAGCACTATATAGGCTTGATTGGGCATTCACCGCTCTATATCTCGTTAGTTTGTCAAGTTATTAAAACATTGAACGTTTGCCAGGAAAtagaagagaagaaagagtcAAACTAAATTATTCAATCATCTTAAGAATTTTAGTTATGATAAAAACAGACTTTGCTTGGCGTCTCTGCTTAACCTTCTTGCTGCTAAACCAACAAACCTGTCCCAACAGTGGTTAAGTGTAtatacacatatatatcaattttgttttgttttgaTTTAACAGGGTCCTGCGGTTCTATGCATATAACCAACCCGTAACTATgccatttttttcattcgAAGACTTCTTTTCTACGTGCTCCTATTTACTGGATAGCAAGCTGCCACACTAAAATTGTTCGTCTCCCGGGTAACCCTAGTACATTTATCTCACGCGATCTGTGTGCTTTTACTGATTATTTTTTTACACCTCTTTTTTCTGGGTGCATATTAAGAACATATATTATGAGAGGTTTTCAGCTGCCGCCTTCGGATGAAGTAGAACGAATAGATTGCTTCGCTACCTTTACGAAGCAGAAtatcttgtaaaacttGTGGTAGGAGAGCTGTAGAGAAATagtttttctttgaattttttggGTTTGAATTGCTTTTAATCAATGCTCATCAAATGAAGTCCAGTGAATGAGGAACAATTTTGATTATTTAGTTAGGTTTCTGGATAGTCTGTACGACGAATGGAAAAAGTACGAAGAATAACGGAAAAAAAAGCATAAATGTGGAAACATTTAATGGGGTATGCCTcatttctttaaaaaagcttccaaattttcaattctttcttagCGCCCATGTCTATCGATTTACTTGTTGAAGCTTGTCCTTTCAAGTATTTTGTCGGATAAATTTCGATGCTAAAGCCGCACGGCTGACACGTACTTTTTTCAGGATCCGGGGGACGAGGTAATGTATGATTCAGTTCACAGGATGAAAACCCGAAATCTAACGGCACAGCAATACCAGCAGAACCATGAAAGTAAATTGTATTGACAGTTCAAGATTACGGGCGACATTTTTGTTAAGAAACTCCAAACAATGGCTAGTGGATAGCTTGTTGGAAGGTTAGCTGtctttttaaaaatgaattccaCCACTTAGAGCAGAATGTTACAAAGTATAGTAGGTATTCCTATTACAATGGTGCATGAATTTCGACTTGGATATGCAAACTCTTTCAGTACTTATTCTCACCACGTTCGCAAAACCCCAAAGTAGCGGCTAAGAGGGTGCGCATACCTTATTAGTTTCACGAACGATATCCTTAAGATCGGAATAGCTAGTATCTTCAGATTTTAAGGGCAGAAGCATGAATTGAGATTCGTAGAAATCCAAACATTCCTTTCCATCAGGAAATTTTTCGTGTGCATGAGTCCATATTCCCTCGACACGCAGGTACCAGTTCATGTGACTGGCTATACGATCCCACTTTTCGAGATCATCTCCAGGAGCAAAGTGCATCACAGTTGCTAGAAATTTCACTCTTTGAGTAATATCTACAGCTTTGTACTTCTCTTTGATATGTGACTCGTAAGCACCAAAgatatctttaaaattgtaataaaGTAGCCATATTGTTATCATAGAGTAGCTATCATTCGCAAGTTTCAAAACTGTAAAACCAAGCGGGGATCGTACATTTTTGAGAAAGCCTCTATCGGAAATAAGCCGCATAAATCTCCCGTAGCGCTCATTGCCTGGCAAAGACTTAGGGTTTGAGGGAAATTCATCCTGGAGAAACTTTTTGTAAACCTCATTTGTTGCCTGGCTGTAACGTTTTACAGCTTCAAGAGAGACATCAGGCGCTGAAATCACGGAAGGTCTCAAGATGTGTTCTCTGAAGGAATTGTGACACTCGTCTCCGTCACAAAAAA
The genomic region above belongs to Zygosaccharomyces rouxii strain CBS732 chromosome F complete sequence and contains:
- the FET4 gene encoding Fet4p (similar to uniprot|P40988 Saccharomyces cerevisiae YMR319C FET4 Low-affinity Fe(II) transporter of the plasma membrane), which translates into the protein MGKLSEFFNNPGSRPTMYYRAPAAVPRPDGSTVTELHDVSSSGSSVSSKDKDDVSVNCSYAESDMNEVVLTKRGHVQTSRGFTGLRKGITDHCMDWMVAWAGSQFVFFFMWIILAVWCIIGIVYKAPSVWQVVMQDGQSIQCYIWDTLLMRQQLISTHEQLSVCGNVRSRIGTLKRLFSSRQLSRSSGKKDLKDDCVSVHSEEMQCNSVTERSATEGKLPSETWYDKFCSFTSVILGSLYVIIIFWICIFIWIGTGALWIDAGNSPPYTGEKTGSNPRLARFADNWQLYINTATAVVLMVCSVFLQNIRSRHDKYIGKFIRGIMTMDVDIETEARRKFGDFDTQNPVIAMETKKRGWGQRSIDFYADVIGTGIGIIIAIVVFSIWLGIGNQLSWSDDWWLIIGTYTGLMGYLDGFVIREAYHRITNKEEHSYRIVAEEDLELFHLAGITCPPEYTGLDIPTSKSLDYKVSAWISHVCSSPLSVLFAVCSVIGLIIISSALHWSTTGQLIANTPTMIIEAFLLIVLIQAHNWADQRRRIEVSSLYARRCILLAHLQRI
- a CDS encoding uncharacterized protein (weakly similar to uniprot|P53053 Saccharomyces cerevisiae YGL263W COS12 Protein of unknown function member of a family of conserved often subtelomerically- encoded proteins) translates to MEKHLDQKEPKPMPLEYSFRRILRSIVHNVCDFDLSWRVIISLCVIEVVVFTYIGYIGAVVIGLFFFLLRHQFRIRKDKVLSNTKEMFSRNVLAVNPGLDTKKWHEVASKMNNEFYEQDYWRSRHFFCDGDECHNSFREHILRPSVISAPDVSLEAVKRYSQATNEVYKKFLQDEFPSNPKSLPGNERYGRFMRLISDRGFLKNVRSPLGFTVLKLANDSYSMITIWLLYYNFKDIFGAYESHIKEKYKAVDITQRVKFLATVMHFAPGDDLEKWDRIASHMNWYLRVEGIWTHAHEKFPDGKECLDFYESQFMLLPLKSEDTSYSDLKDIVRETNKVCAPS